A part of Nocardioides sp. WS12 genomic DNA contains:
- a CDS encoding FAD-dependent oxidoreductase: MNASNPVSDPLILLVSADEIDVLTEQFLRYEHDYDVRTATTATQATAALREAVESGQAVAMIVTESELSDQDLLMAMHEWRTLMPTARRVVAIPISRFASDSVALRPYLQKGKFDTYLILPQGRRDEEFHYAIVELLSDWGATVAASVIDTVRLITPDASPLALAIRDFLDRTGFPHRTYPPDSPQGQEALALYDGTPSYPLVHLSSRPFAEHPIIAPTSVRELAALIYGRPSDIEVDTVVDLAVVGAGPAGLAAAVYGASEGLSTIVLESEVIGGQAGTSSMIRNYLGFPRGISGMRLGQRARVQALRFGARFFTGWPVEELVPGVDGAPHTLVTAGGSVRARAVMVASGVAYRRLGVAPLEELVGTGVHYGAAMTAAREMEDRDVYVVGGGNSAGQAAVHLARFARSVTILIRREDLSSTMSKYLIDEIEWNPRISVRSCTEIIDGGPDDSGQLGWLQLCDVRTRVEERVNAGGLFLLIGAAPHCDWLPDDVRRDDHGFVLTGRDVPTECWVDDLPPENLATCVPGIFAAGDIRSGSMKRVASASGEGASAVSLVHAYLEGLRVPPAP; this comes from the coding sequence GTGAACGCATCGAACCCGGTGAGCGATCCCCTCATCCTCCTCGTCTCCGCCGACGAGATCGACGTCCTGACCGAGCAGTTCCTTCGCTATGAGCACGACTACGACGTCCGCACCGCCACCACGGCGACGCAAGCGACGGCCGCGCTCCGTGAAGCCGTCGAGAGCGGGCAGGCGGTCGCGATGATCGTCACCGAGTCGGAGTTGTCCGATCAGGACCTGCTCATGGCGATGCACGAGTGGCGCACGCTCATGCCGACCGCGCGCCGCGTCGTCGCCATCCCGATCTCGCGCTTCGCCAGCGACTCGGTAGCCCTGCGGCCCTACTTGCAGAAGGGGAAGTTCGACACCTACCTCATCCTGCCGCAGGGCCGACGCGACGAGGAGTTCCACTACGCGATCGTCGAGCTGCTGAGCGACTGGGGCGCGACCGTGGCCGCGTCGGTGATCGACACCGTCCGGTTGATCACGCCCGATGCGTCGCCGCTGGCCCTGGCCATCCGCGACTTCCTGGACCGGACCGGCTTCCCACACCGCACCTACCCGCCGGACAGCCCGCAGGGGCAGGAAGCCCTTGCGCTCTACGACGGCACGCCGTCGTACCCGCTGGTCCACCTGTCCTCGCGGCCCTTCGCCGAGCACCCGATCATTGCGCCGACGTCGGTGCGTGAACTGGCAGCCTTGATCTACGGGCGCCCCTCGGACATCGAGGTCGACACCGTGGTGGACCTGGCCGTCGTCGGCGCTGGTCCGGCGGGCCTCGCGGCCGCCGTGTACGGCGCCTCGGAGGGGCTGAGCACGATCGTGCTCGAGTCCGAGGTGATCGGCGGACAGGCCGGCACGAGTTCGATGATCCGCAACTACCTCGGCTTCCCCCGAGGGATCTCCGGGATGCGACTGGGGCAGCGCGCCCGCGTGCAGGCGCTGCGGTTCGGCGCCCGCTTCTTCACGGGATGGCCGGTCGAGGAGCTGGTGCCCGGCGTCGACGGCGCCCCGCACACCCTCGTCACCGCCGGTGGGTCGGTGCGGGCCCGCGCCGTGATGGTGGCCTCCGGTGTCGCCTACCGCCGCCTCGGCGTCGCGCCCCTCGAGGAACTCGTCGGCACCGGCGTGCACTACGGCGCCGCGATGACGGCAGCCCGCGAGATGGAGGACCGTGACGTGTACGTCGTCGGCGGCGGCAACTCCGCCGGCCAGGCCGCCGTCCACCTGGCCCGCTTCGCCCGCTCGGTCACGATCCTGATCCGCCGCGAGGACCTGTCGTCCACGATGTCGAAGTACCTCATCGACGAGATCGAGTGGAACCCGCGGATCAGCGTGCGGTCGTGCACCGAGATCATCGACGGCGGCCCCGACGACAGCGGTCAGCTGGGCTGGCTGCAGTTGTGCGACGTCCGCACCCGCGTCGAGGAGCGGGTGAACGCGGGCGGGCTGTTCCTGCTGATCGGCGCGGCTCCGCACTGCGACTGGCTGCCCGACGACGTACGACGTGATGACCACGGGTTCGTGCTGACCGGGCGTGACGTACCCACCGAGTGCTGGGTCGACGACCTGCCGCCGGAGAACCTCGCGACCTGTGTGCCCGGCATCTTCGCCGCCGGCGACATCCGCTCGGGCTCGATGAAGCGGGTCGCGTCGGCCAGCGGCGAGGGTGCGTCCGCGGTGTCGTTGGTCCACGCATACCTCGAGGGGCTTCGGGTACCTCCGGCTCCATGA
- a CDS encoding hemerythrin domain-containing protein translates to MTTGIDLGRPTSGDVLDLISDDHRRFEHLLAQLRQATADRDAVRQAFADVLVAHGAAEEEIVYPVLRRKAGDVDAHDVEHGKEEHAEGNQALLAVLELKGTDTQAFVDAVEELSNLIAHHLAEEELSIIEPARSEVSDKVRRELGEKWSARRNQLIDEGCGSLEKVRHLVAEAERKGVL, encoded by the coding sequence ATGACCACTGGAATCGACCTGGGCCGCCCCACTTCGGGTGACGTCCTCGACCTGATCAGCGATGACCACCGCCGTTTCGAGCACCTCCTGGCCCAGTTGCGCCAGGCCACCGCTGACCGCGACGCCGTGCGTCAAGCGTTCGCCGATGTGCTCGTTGCCCACGGCGCGGCCGAGGAGGAGATCGTCTATCCGGTGCTGCGCCGCAAGGCAGGCGACGTCGACGCGCACGACGTCGAGCACGGCAAGGAGGAGCACGCCGAGGGCAACCAGGCGCTGCTCGCCGTCCTCGAACTCAAGGGCACCGACACCCAGGCCTTCGTCGACGCGGTCGAGGAGCTGAGCAACCTCATCGCCCACCACCTTGCGGAGGAGGAGTTGAGCATCATCGAGCCGGCGCGGTCCGAGGTGTCCGACAAGGTGCGACGTGAGCTCGGCGAGAAGTGGTCTGCACGCCGCAACCAGTTGATCGACGAGGGCTGCGGTTCGCTGGAGAAGGTGCGACACCTGGTGGCCGAGGCCGAGCGCAAGGGCGTTTTGTAG
- a CDS encoding helix-turn-helix domain-containing protein: MNSDETQERVSLPGSAQWMLSSLEAEVRPVAERVTQQVRATVPGLDAPDDSKLRHLVFTAIHNAMRLFVDEALGREVSYMPVEDAFRKVGYRVAVRGRDQELIDQGMTVAVGEILDELRVRAADNELSASALNAINGAVTAFVAHLTAQISVGYAAGTQARNTDTGLARARLLAALLAGDEEETQTQAAVAAWEVPDSVTVIAVDVRPDEPISGDVLGPEGLTRPGRTPQPVVCATADTDDVVAAMKAVAPRTRIAVCWPVPRADAPAAWVWATRALDLVAAKVIPARPVIDCVKFRTEIWLHAEPVLRRQLAQELLQPLFGETENSREILSETLLVWLETRDSAPAIAARLGVHPQTVRYRWKRINELFGDSLHDPDFVIQLTLLLKASVPLWIAGDQSDFQRFREQEVG; the protein is encoded by the coding sequence ATGAATTCGGACGAGACCCAGGAACGGGTCTCGTTGCCGGGCTCGGCCCAGTGGATGCTCAGCAGCCTCGAGGCAGAGGTGCGTCCGGTGGCCGAGCGGGTGACCCAGCAGGTGCGCGCGACGGTGCCGGGGCTCGATGCTCCCGACGACAGCAAGCTGCGCCATCTCGTCTTCACGGCGATCCACAACGCCATGCGGCTGTTCGTCGACGAAGCCCTCGGCCGCGAGGTCTCCTACATGCCGGTCGAGGACGCGTTCCGCAAGGTGGGCTACCGCGTCGCCGTACGCGGCCGGGACCAGGAACTCATCGACCAGGGCATGACGGTCGCAGTCGGCGAGATCCTCGACGAACTGCGCGTCCGGGCCGCGGACAACGAGCTCTCCGCGAGCGCACTGAACGCCATCAACGGGGCTGTCACCGCCTTCGTCGCACACCTGACCGCGCAGATCTCCGTCGGCTACGCCGCCGGCACCCAGGCCCGCAACACCGACACCGGACTGGCCCGCGCCCGCCTGCTCGCCGCGCTCCTCGCCGGGGACGAGGAGGAGACACAGACCCAGGCCGCGGTCGCGGCGTGGGAGGTCCCCGACTCCGTCACGGTCATCGCCGTCGACGTACGACCGGACGAACCGATCAGTGGCGACGTCCTCGGCCCCGAGGGACTGACCCGGCCGGGGCGTACCCCGCAGCCGGTGGTGTGCGCGACCGCCGACACCGACGACGTCGTGGCCGCGATGAAGGCGGTTGCCCCCCGCACCCGGATCGCGGTGTGCTGGCCGGTCCCGCGGGCGGACGCACCGGCGGCGTGGGTCTGGGCGACGCGCGCCCTGGACCTGGTGGCGGCCAAGGTGATCCCCGCGCGACCCGTGATCGACTGCGTGAAGTTCCGGACCGAGATCTGGCTGCACGCCGAGCCGGTCCTGCGCCGACAACTGGCCCAGGAACTGCTCCAGCCACTCTTCGGCGAGACCGAGAACTCCCGCGAGATCCTGTCCGAGACCCTGCTGGTCTGGCTGGAGACCCGCGACAGTGCGCCGGCGATCGCGGCCCGACTCGGTGTTCACCCGCAGACGGTGCGCTACCGCTGGAAACGGATCAACGAACTGTTCGGCGACTCGCTCCACGACCCCGACTTCGTGATCCAGCTGACCCTGCTCCTCAAGGCCAGCGTGCCGTTGTGGATCGCCGGCGACCAGAGCGACTTCCAGCGGTTCCGAGAGCAGGAGGTCGGCTGA
- a CDS encoding HAD family hydrolase, producing the protein MTGGVWGATIAILLAALPALLAYGVPLTRWATRLRGREAGIYFDDPTALRVGASVDTVLLDRWGTVTTGQLRVTTVEPLEPDHDRNLRWFAGALGHESEDPVGQAIARLAARGKVSGIEQHDGAGISGSVDRHPVRVGAPGWLGMAERDDVGVTVGVQVDSRPIGYITVADDVRPDAAAAVERLRSDGVDPVLVSEDTDRNTGHLAELCGIEHWHAGSLAAQRPGLVADYRGRGRVVAVASGSAETSADLALSDAETVSSGIRLRDLDVTRVARALALTRRAARRVVATRRVGLVLGAVGVVLAAVGVLTPVLAAAYAVVGCAVVTVVAVRP; encoded by the coding sequence ATGACCGGGGGCGTATGGGGCGCCACGATCGCGATCCTCCTGGCGGCGCTGCCCGCACTCCTTGCGTACGGCGTCCCGCTGACGCGCTGGGCGACGCGACTCCGCGGCCGGGAAGCGGGCATCTACTTCGACGACCCGACCGCGCTCCGCGTCGGGGCGAGCGTCGACACCGTGCTCCTGGACCGGTGGGGCACGGTCACGACCGGGCAACTGCGGGTCACCACCGTCGAGCCCCTCGAACCCGACCACGACCGCAACCTGCGCTGGTTCGCCGGCGCACTCGGCCATGAGTCCGAGGACCCCGTCGGCCAGGCCATCGCGCGCCTGGCCGCACGCGGCAAGGTGAGCGGGATCGAGCAGCACGACGGCGCCGGGATCAGCGGCTCGGTCGACCGGCACCCGGTGCGCGTGGGTGCGCCCGGATGGCTGGGGATGGCCGAGCGGGACGACGTCGGCGTCACCGTCGGGGTCCAGGTCGACTCCCGGCCGATCGGCTACATCACGGTCGCCGACGACGTACGGCCCGATGCTGCTGCTGCCGTGGAGCGTCTGCGAAGCGACGGCGTCGACCCGGTCCTCGTCTCGGAGGACACCGACCGCAATACCGGCCACCTGGCCGAGCTCTGCGGGATCGAGCACTGGCACGCCGGGTCACTGGCCGCGCAACGACCGGGGCTCGTGGCGGACTATCGCGGGCGGGGCCGCGTCGTTGCCGTCGCCTCCGGGTCCGCGGAGACCTCGGCCGACCTGGCACTGTCCGACGCCGAGACCGTCAGCAGCGGCATCCGGTTGCGCGACCTCGACGTCACGCGGGTCGCCCGGGCACTGGCGCTCACCCGTCGCGCCGCCCGGCGGGTGGTCGCGACCCGACGGGTCGGCCTCGTGCTCGGTGCGGTCGGCGTCGTACTCGCTGCGGTGGGGGTGCTCACCCCGGTCCTCGCCGCGGCGTACGCCGTCGTCGGCTGTGCGGTCGTGACCGTCGTTGCCGTGCGTCCCTGA
- a CDS encoding helix-turn-helix domain-containing protein yields MVLGSVIGGWADIIDGDALVAALCRDLDSADHALPPAVARSILAATRAFVVADGRSDDAARQVGPVLMGLGRRAAVRGHSAVRLSQDLQRVVEDRSRIADPVIARIDHPEQRDLVRCRLRQFLHQVRHATLTGHRQAHTMMALGLDARRDMVARALFASGSVPEELLLLAGIDTTASYAPVVWITGNGATHAVAAIDDALVEGTGRSALVPEHRLDDLALAPGERVVTGPARPPYDVGDALQLARQAAAGLRAGLIGNEAPITSCIDVAAELLLAGRPALTEILVEKYLAGLRDLRPSRRVEVGEVLLTWLESREPLSVIATTHHVARQTAHDRLRAGKQLLGTAIDEPAAHAAIVVALHASLPRWREEVAARAARS; encoded by the coding sequence GTGGTGCTCGGGAGCGTGATCGGCGGGTGGGCCGACATCATCGACGGCGACGCGCTGGTCGCTGCGTTGTGTCGCGACCTCGACTCCGCGGACCACGCGCTGCCGCCGGCCGTGGCCCGGTCGATCCTCGCCGCGACCCGGGCCTTCGTCGTTGCCGACGGCCGCTCCGACGATGCGGCCCGCCAGGTCGGTCCGGTCCTGATGGGTCTGGGACGGCGCGCTGCCGTGCGTGGTCACTCCGCAGTTCGGCTGAGCCAGGACCTCCAGCGCGTCGTGGAGGACCGGTCCCGGATTGCGGATCCTGTCATCGCCCGGATCGATCATCCCGAGCAGCGCGACCTGGTCCGGTGCCGCCTGCGCCAGTTCCTGCACCAGGTCCGGCACGCGACACTGACCGGCCACCGACAGGCCCACACGATGATGGCGCTGGGGCTGGACGCCCGACGCGACATGGTCGCCCGCGCGCTGTTCGCGTCGGGGTCCGTCCCCGAGGAGCTGCTCCTCCTTGCGGGCATCGACACCACGGCGTCGTACGCCCCGGTCGTCTGGATCACGGGCAACGGGGCGACGCACGCGGTGGCCGCGATCGACGACGCCCTGGTCGAGGGGACGGGACGGAGCGCGCTCGTCCCCGAGCACCGGCTCGATGACCTTGCGCTCGCGCCGGGGGAGCGCGTCGTCACGGGGCCCGCGCGGCCGCCGTACGACGTCGGCGACGCGCTGCAGCTCGCCCGTCAGGCCGCCGCGGGACTGCGGGCCGGGCTCATCGGCAACGAAGCGCCGATCACGTCGTGCATCGACGTCGCTGCCGAGCTCCTGCTCGCCGGCCGTCCGGCGCTGACCGAGATCCTCGTCGAGAAGTACCTCGCCGGACTGCGTGACCTCCGACCGAGCCGCCGGGTCGAGGTCGGCGAGGTCCTGTTGACCTGGCTGGAGTCGCGCGAACCGCTCTCGGTCATCGCGACCACGCACCACGTCGCACGACAGACCGCGCACGACCGGCTACGGGCCGGCAAGCAGCTCCTGGGAACGGCCATCGACGAGCCCGCTGCCCACGCTGCGATCGTCGTCGCGCTGCACGCCAGCCTGCCGCGCTGGCGCGAGGAGGTGGCTGCCCGTGCGGCCCGCTCCTGA